A genomic segment from Deltaproteobacteria bacterium encodes:
- a CDS encoding glycosyltransferase family 4 protein has product MPFIPCFMSSPHRAGPPCFSDSTHPPYTGFGNGSGTNSYNDRHRDTTKYRPEDYGNQAGSITNAYSHYKWITPGYAKGLSMARFIIYCPAGLIGGHELMTMKIAETAVELGHHPTVLYRNDKLAKHIPRGVEAEKISSYPKLKETVRKSDPAFAIVPQGHILLNMKGLLIFKRLGVKTVSYIPTVYSFCVFGERFCNLKDRIARLVYRLPDAFITITDLNRENLEKIVPGKRVFILNNFFNAEGRTGHHAGRQQRIGMLGRLVRHKGFDDGIRIFRDLTENGNFKDLELLIGGEGEDRILLENMATKYDMGNKVTFRGWVRNSDFYPEVDLLLLPSHFEGFPLVLLEAISSGIPVIGRNTVGISGFLPDEWLFKNIKDARENIESVLNQYQAALQKVGELQKEFRARYSFSSFKRKLDFILGALE; this is encoded by the coding sequence TTGCCGTTCATCCCATGCTTTATGTCATCCCCGCACCGCGCAGGGCCGCCTTGTTTCTCAGACTCTACACACCCCCCTTATACAGGGTTTGGAAACGGGTCCGGGACAAACTCGTACAACGACCGGCATAGAGACACCACTAAATACCGGCCAGAAGATTACGGAAATCAGGCCGGATCTATCACCAATGCATATAGCCATTATAAATGGATAACTCCAGGATACGCGAAAGGCTTATCCATGGCCCGTTTCATTATCTACTGCCCGGCCGGCCTGATCGGCGGACATGAACTGATGACCATGAAGATAGCCGAGACAGCCGTGGAACTGGGCCATCATCCGACGGTTCTGTACCGAAACGATAAACTTGCAAAACACATCCCGCGCGGCGTCGAAGCCGAAAAAATATCGTCTTACCCAAAACTCAAAGAAACGGTCAGGAAATCCGATCCGGCATTTGCAATTGTGCCGCAAGGTCATATCCTGCTGAACATGAAAGGCCTGCTGATCTTCAAAAGACTCGGCGTAAAGACTGTATCCTATATACCAACGGTTTACAGCTTTTGTGTATTCGGAGAACGCTTCTGCAACCTGAAAGACAGGATCGCCAGGCTGGTTTACAGGCTTCCTGATGCCTTTATCACAATAACCGACCTGAACCGGGAAAACCTTGAAAAGATCGTCCCCGGCAAAAGGGTATTTATCCTGAATAATTTCTTCAATGCAGAAGGCAGGACCGGACATCATGCCGGCAGGCAGCAGCGTATCGGCATGCTCGGCAGGCTTGTGCGCCACAAAGGATTCGACGACGGGATCAGAATATTCCGGGACCTTACAGAAAACGGAAACTTCAAGGATCTGGAACTTCTGATCGGAGGGGAAGGAGAAGACCGGATCCTTCTGGAAAACATGGCAACGAAATACGACATGGGGAACAAGGTGACATTCCGGGGCTGGGTGAGAAACTCCGATTTCTACCCGGAGGTCGACCTGCTCTTGCTGCCGTCGCACTTTGAGGGATTCCCGCTTGTCCTGTTAGAGGCAATCAGCAGCGGCATCCCGGTCATCGGCAGGAACACCGTCGGGATTTCCGGATTCCTGCCGGACGAATGGCTGTTTAAGAATATAAAGGACGCCAGGGAGAATATCGAGAGCGTGCTCAACCAATATCAAGCGGCTCTCCAAAAGGTCGGAGAACTGCAAAAAGAGTTCCGGGCACGCTATTCTTTCTCCTCCTTCAAGCGGAAACTCGACTTCATCCTGGGTGCACTGGAATAA